From one Mytilus trossulus isolate FHL-02 chromosome 10, PNRI_Mtr1.1.1.hap1, whole genome shotgun sequence genomic stretch:
- the LOC134687616 gene encoding uncharacterized protein LOC134687616, which produces MIIIVRYRTPELDIDDRPGSSFESFSLSDYVDGSPGGTEKTLISHELDFDDLDSDYRSTAYSRPIVGMSSDCLDGAKCTDENNLSSTHKLVTGRLQYFGKSSCSIDNATDSLDGNPHNMKPSINNVASNIKTSDDAGTEISENDVSVKVVSLPYLKTDDRIQCVLTFDSSFRNILDIYPITPTVAWVYNLERLRLIDIGGKLLFDYPLKGGFLYLQGTENTNEVLLLHHGENKIIKVVLSKDTSNQTDALIMPLIDMGTNEKTQNKIKHFLIRKSGDIVVCVSRKLRKCGCIPTDISYIQIYSRAGLFLRETKLQHNGTNLTGDIYAITENNNGHICLAGNKNTDNNSHYLVDLDIQLREHFFFDGNESDSNFFPTSLATTRRNDILFVNNLEQIQVIDENGKILRNIQTDSFISHGRPERIATDREDKLWIVTSLGKIISVQLK; this is translated from the coding sequence ATGATAATAATAGTACGCTACCGTACGCCTGAGCTTGATATCGATGACCGACCTGGATCCAGTTTTGAGTCATTTTCATTATCAGACTATGTTGATGGAAGTCCTGGAGGAACAGAAAAGACACTTATTAGTCATGAACTCGACTTTGACGATCTAGATTCAGATTACCGAAGTACGGCGTATTCACGTCCAATAGTAGGGATGTCATCGGATTGCCTTGATGGAGCAAAATGTACTGACGAAAACAACCTTTCCAGTACACACAAGCTTGTCACTGGAAGATTGCAGTATTTTGGAAAGTCGTCTTGTAGTATCGACAATGCAACGGATAGTTTGGATGGAAATCCACATAACATGAAACCGTCGATTAACAACGTGGCATCAAACATCAAAACATCGGACGATGCAGGAACAGAAATATCAGAAAACGATGTTAGTGTTAAAGTTGTCAGTCTTCCATATTTGAAAACAGATGATAGAATACAATgtgttttgacatttgattcTAGCTTTAGAAATATACTGGATATATACCCTATAACCCCTACTGTAGCTTGGGTTTACAATTTAGAAAGACTAAGACTGATTGATATAGGCGGAAAACTGTTGTTTGATTATCCTTTGAAAGGTGGATTCTTATATCTTCAGGGTACAGAAAACACCAATGAAGTTCTCCTTCTTCACCATGGAGAAAACAAGATTATAAAAGTTGTGTTGAGTAAAGATACTAGTAACCAAACAGATGCGTTGATTATGCCACTGATAGACATGGgtacaaatgaaaaaacacaaaacaaaataaaacattttcttataCGCAAGTCAGGGGACATAGTTGTATGTGTGAGCCGTAAACTTAGAAAATGTGGATGCATTCCGACagatatatcatatatacagATTTACAGTAGAGCTGGACTTTTTCTTCGTGAAACAAAACTTCAACATAATGGAACAAATCTTACAGGCGATATTTATGCTATCACTGAAAATAATAATGGGCATATATGCTTAGCCGgaaataaaaatacagataataatTCACATTATCTAGTCGACCTTGACATTCAGTTGAGGgaacattttttctttgatgGAAATGAATCAGACTCCAATTTTTTTCCAACGTCTTTAGCAACCACTCGCCGAAACGACATACTATTCGTGAATAATCTAGAACAAATACAAGTCATTGATGAAAATGGGAAGATTTTAAGAAATATACAGACAGACAGCTTCATCTCTCATGGTAGACCAGAACGTATTGCTACGGACAGAGAAGACAAGCTATGGATTGTCACGAGTTTAGGCAAAATTATCAGTGTTCAATTGAAATAA
- the LOC134687618 gene encoding uncharacterized protein LOC134687618, translated as MSSKENLCEADYTAKQSKDLNDQDKTTKTEDKEDITDEVFNEDIQNDEIITVSTETSSILQTPTADADAFEFSSSLGVSLKSDDTDFIEMRKDLNTDNDSEIECVASFRLDFNDVSRISCVSPTKAWINSSSKIRLVDIENCQVLRSYKSDVPVCFLNALNETSFLFSSGNEISKLSISNDNTSKLETFLDFSAGNKKSVQRRLNVFTVSPSGDLIVCLTQKWTCACFSSIASLIERYDNEAKLVQSGKIQNKGKKLICDASSLIVNSNGNICIAGEKAQQKGEYWVIVLDSNFHFRFSYDRNTTSQIHNPSSLATDLKNNVLIVNTFRDRTKRKVTVEMAKKKKELTYVAIIDENGIFRLHLPTDAFHSDGPVRFITIDNESKAWMITDAGQIIVATFKDLSKRVEPSQDGK; from the coding sequence ATGTCATCGAAAGAAAATCTTTGCGAGGCAGATTACACTGCAAAACAATCAAAAGATCTTAATGACCaagacaaaacaacaaaaactgaaGACAAAGAAGATATTACGGATGAAGTATTTAACGAAGACatacaaaatgatgaaataatCACGGTATCTACAGAAACCTCTTCTATTCTACAAACTCCAACTGCTGACGCTGACGCGTTCGAATTCTCTTCCAGTTTAGGAGTGTCCTTGAAATCAGATGATACGGACTTTATAGAAATGAGAAAAGATCTAAACACCGATAATGATTCTGAAATCGAATGTGTTGCATCCTTCAGATTAGACTTTAATGACGTTTCGAGAATTTCCTGCGTTAGTCCGACAAAAGCTTGGATAAATAGTAGTAGTAAAATAAGATTGGTCGATATTGAAAATTGTCAAGTACTAAGGTCATATAAATCAGACGTTCCAGTCTGTTTCCTGAATGCTTTGAACGAAActagttttcttttttcatcaGGCAATGAAATTTCTAAACTAAGTATAAGTAACGACAATACAAGCAAACTAGAAACATTCCTTGACTTTTCTGCTGGAAACAAGAAATCAGTACAGCGCAGATTAAATGTATTTACAGTTTCTCCATCCGGGGACTTGATCGTTTGTCTTACCCAGAAATGGACATGTGCCTGCTTTTCTTCAATAGCTTCCCTTATTGAAAGATATGACAATGAGGCAAAATTAGTTCAATCaggcaaaattcaaaataaggGAAAGAAATTAATTTGTGATGCCTCCTCTTTAATAGTAAATAGTAATGGTAACATTTGTATTGCAGGAGAAAAGGCCCAGCAAAAAGGGGAATACTGGGTTATTGTTCTTGATTCAAATTTCCACTTTCGGTTTTCTTACGACAGGAATACAACCTCTCAGATACATAATCCATCATCGCTAGCTAcagatttgaaaaataatgttctgaTTGTGAACACCTTTAGAGATAGGACCAAAAGAAAGGTAACAGTTGAAATGGCTAAAAAGAAGAAAGAACTGACATATGTCGCGATCATTGATGAGAATGGTATTTTCCGACTTCATTTACCAACTGATGCATTTCATTCGGATGGACCAGTAAGATTCATAACAATTGATAATGAGAGTAAGGCTTGGATGATAACGGATGCAGGACAAATAATTGTTGCAACTTTTAAGGATTTATCCAAAAGGGTTGAACCAAGTCAAGATggaaaatga